The following coding sequences lie in one Actinomyces capricornis genomic window:
- a CDS encoding arginine repressor, producing MSEILDRTSPYRQTTGASSPSTKAARHALIVRILAKERIRSQGQLRDALAARGVSTTQATLSRDLVELRATKIRSADGQVYAIPEGSVMGQLAGPAPAPGTDSLADHTTARLARWCADLLVTVEWAEGQVVLRTLPGAAELLAAAVDDAMMPGVLGCIAGDDTVLVITRSSEISAEVSGHLLGLADSRPRS from the coding sequence ATGAGTGAGATCCTCGACCGCACCAGCCCCTACCGCCAGACCACCGGCGCCTCGAGCCCCAGCACCAAGGCCGCCCGCCACGCCCTCATCGTGCGCATCCTGGCCAAGGAGCGCATCCGATCCCAGGGCCAGCTGCGCGACGCCCTGGCGGCCCGCGGCGTGAGCACCACCCAGGCCACGCTCTCGCGCGACCTGGTCGAGCTGCGCGCCACCAAGATCCGCTCGGCCGATGGCCAGGTCTACGCCATCCCCGAGGGCAGCGTCATGGGGCAGCTGGCCGGCCCGGCCCCGGCCCCGGGCACCGACTCCCTGGCCGACCACACCACCGCCCGACTGGCGCGCTGGTGCGCCGACCTGCTCGTCACCGTCGAGTGGGCCGAGGGCCAGGTGGTCCTGCGAACCCTGCCCGGTGCCGCCGAGCTCCTGGCCGCCGCCGTCGACGACGCCATGATGCCCGGGGTGCTGGGCTGCATCGCCGGGGACGACACCGTCCTGGTCATCACCCGCAGCTCCGAGATCTCCGCAGAGGTCTCCGGCCACCTGCTGGGCCTGGCCGACAGCCGTCCCAGATCCTGA
- the argJ gene encoding bifunctional glutamate N-acetyltransferase/amino-acid acetyltransferase ArgJ, which produces MSVTAAQGFRAAGVSAGLKESGRPDLALVVNDGPLHTAAGVFTTNRVVAAPVVWSRRIIEQATGGGPAPDAGEGAVVPPAPPQNEAATGPRAVVLNSGSANACTGARGEHDTAATATEVADLLGCRADQVLVCSTGVIGAPLDMPRLLAGARSAAQALGTGLERGHEAAVAIMTTDTVPKEDALEVEGPQGRWTIGGMIKGVGMLAPGMATMLAVITTDAVVGPQQAQRALSAATARTVNRINSDGCMSTNDTVLLLASGASGAAPAPEELEAAVEQILGRLGRRLVADAEGATHDIAITVTGAVSEKAAEAAARTVSSSNLLKCAVAGGDPNWGRVLSQLGTVPEEACPFDPQEVDVTINGVTIFRHGALGEDRSLVDMSPRETRIDIDLGAGPAQATVWTNDLTHGYVTINADYTT; this is translated from the coding sequence ATGAGTGTCACCGCCGCCCAGGGCTTCCGCGCCGCCGGGGTCAGTGCCGGTCTCAAGGAATCCGGAAGGCCCGACCTGGCCCTGGTGGTCAACGACGGCCCGCTGCACACCGCCGCGGGAGTCTTCACCACCAACCGGGTGGTGGCCGCTCCCGTGGTCTGGTCGCGCCGCATCATCGAGCAGGCCACGGGCGGGGGCCCCGCCCCGGACGCGGGTGAGGGCGCCGTCGTGCCCCCGGCGCCCCCGCAGAACGAGGCCGCGACCGGCCCGCGCGCCGTCGTCCTCAACTCCGGCTCGGCCAACGCCTGCACCGGGGCGCGCGGCGAGCACGACACCGCCGCCACCGCCACCGAGGTGGCCGACCTGCTGGGATGCCGGGCCGACCAGGTGCTCGTGTGCTCCACCGGCGTCATCGGCGCCCCCCTGGACATGCCCCGCCTCCTGGCAGGTGCCAGGAGCGCCGCCCAGGCCCTGGGTACAGGCCTGGAGCGCGGGCATGAGGCCGCCGTGGCCATCATGACCACCGACACCGTCCCCAAGGAGGATGCCCTGGAGGTCGAGGGGCCCCAGGGGCGCTGGACCATCGGGGGCATGATCAAGGGCGTGGGCATGCTCGCCCCCGGCATGGCCACCATGCTGGCCGTCATCACCACCGACGCCGTCGTCGGCCCCCAGCAGGCCCAGCGGGCCCTAAGCGCCGCCACCGCCCGTACCGTCAACCGCATCAACTCCGACGGGTGCATGTCCACCAACGACACCGTCCTGCTCCTGGCCTCCGGCGCCTCGGGCGCCGCACCCGCCCCCGAGGAGCTCGAGGCTGCCGTCGAGCAGATCCTGGGCCGCCTGGGCCGCAGGCTCGTGGCCGACGCCGAGGGCGCCACCCACGACATCGCCATCACCGTCACCGGCGCCGTCAGCGAGAAGGCCGCCGAGGCCGCCGCCCGCACCGTCAGCTCCTCCAACCTCCTCAAGTGCGCCGTGGCCGGCGGCGACCCCAACTGGGGCAGGGTCCTGTCACAGCTGGGCACCGTCCCCGAGGAGGCCTGCCCCTTCGACCCCCAGGAGGTGGATGTGACCATCAACGGCGTGACCATCTTCCGCCACGGCGCCCTGGGCGAGGACCGCAGCCTGGTGGACATGAGCCCGCGCGAGACCCGCATCGACATCGATCTGGGCGCGGGCCCGGCCCAGGCCACCGTATGGACCAACGACCTGACCCACGGCTACGTCACCATCAACGCGGACTACACCACATGA
- a CDS encoding acetylornithine transaminase — MSTTGEHAAGEHAADQRTSGEQWSQRYAQAVMNTFGPPQRALVRGRGTRVWDADGREYLDLLAGIAVNCLGHAHPAILQAVTDQLSTLGHVSNFFTNPAQVRLAERLAAIVFPEEQTGHGDGVQAGPAGSTGGAGSADSVDSAEGTAGAGSRVRVFLANSGTEANEAAFKIARRHGGSRRPRILALERAFHGRTMGALALTHKAAYREPFEPLPGGVEFLPAGDAQALERAMGPDVAALVIEPIQGEAGVRELGEDYLRAARELTRSAGALLICDEVQTGMGRTGAWMAHHLLAPGVVPDVVTLAKGLGGGIPIGALVARGQAAELLGPGQHGTTFGGNPVASAAALAVIETIGELGLLDHARRLGEQWAQELAQLPQVAQVRGRGLLLGVGLAAGAPPAPQVASALLERGFIVNAPGPDTIRLAPPLILTPQEASSLTGALAQALAERSNP; from the coding sequence ATGAGCACCACCGGCGAGCACGCGGCCGGCGAGCACGCGGCCGACCAGCGCACCAGCGGTGAGCAGTGGTCCCAGCGCTACGCCCAGGCCGTGATGAACACCTTCGGCCCGCCCCAGCGGGCCCTGGTGCGGGGCCGGGGCACCCGCGTGTGGGACGCCGATGGCCGGGAGTACCTCGATCTGCTGGCGGGCATCGCCGTCAACTGCCTGGGCCATGCCCACCCCGCGATCCTCCAGGCCGTCACCGACCAGTTGTCCACCCTGGGCCATGTCTCCAACTTCTTCACCAACCCCGCCCAGGTGCGCCTGGCGGAGCGCCTGGCAGCCATCGTCTTCCCCGAGGAGCAGACCGGGCACGGGGACGGCGTCCAGGCCGGGCCGGCAGGCAGCACGGGCGGCGCAGGCAGCGCCGACAGCGTGGACAGCGCGGAGGGCACTGCCGGCGCCGGCAGCCGGGTCCGGGTCTTCCTGGCCAACTCCGGCACGGAGGCCAACGAGGCGGCTTTCAAGATCGCCCGCCGCCACGGCGGGAGCCGGCGCCCCCGCATCCTGGCCCTGGAGCGGGCCTTCCACGGCCGGACCATGGGCGCCCTGGCCCTGACCCACAAGGCCGCCTACCGCGAGCCCTTCGAGCCCCTGCCCGGCGGGGTGGAGTTCCTGCCCGCCGGCGACGCCCAGGCCCTGGAGCGGGCGATGGGCCCCGACGTCGCCGCCCTGGTCATCGAGCCGATCCAGGGCGAGGCCGGGGTGCGCGAGCTGGGTGAGGACTACCTGCGCGCCGCCCGGGAGCTGACCCGCAGCGCCGGGGCCCTGCTCATCTGCGACGAGGTGCAGACCGGCATGGGCCGCACCGGGGCCTGGATGGCCCACCACCTCCTGGCCCCCGGCGTGGTGCCCGACGTCGTCACCCTGGCCAAGGGCCTGGGCGGGGGCATCCCCATCGGCGCTCTTGTGGCCCGCGGCCAGGCCGCCGAGCTCCTGGGGCCGGGGCAGCACGGCACCACCTTCGGCGGCAACCCGGTGGCCAGCGCCGCCGCCCTGGCCGTCATCGAGACCATCGGCGAGCTCGGACTGCTCGACCATGCGCGCCGCCTGGGGGAGCAGTGGGCCCAGGAGCTCGCCCAGCTGCCCCAGGTCGCCCAGGTCCGGGGCCGCGGACTGCTGCTGGGCGTGGGCCTGGCCGCGGGCGCGCCCCCCGCACCCCAGGTGGCCTCGGCCCTCCTGGAGCGCGGCTTCATCGTCAACGCCCCAGGACCCGATACGATCCGCCTGGCCCCGCCCCTCATCCTCACCCCGCAGGAGGCCTCCTCGCTCACAGGGGCACTGGCCCAGGCCCTGGCAGAAAGGAGCAATCCATGA
- the argB gene encoding acetylglutamate kinase: MSTSHTPRPTTRRPTSLTDQQKASVLLEAVPWLRTYKGATMVIKYGGNAMVDEELKRAFAQDVLFLHQVGVRPVVVHGGGPQINAMLTRLGIDSEFRGGLRVTTPEVMDVVRMVLTGSVQRELVSLLNKDGSAAVGISGEDGGLLQARQRPATVNGQSVDVGLVGDVVEVNPQPIIDLLDQGRIPVISSVAPLSTDSSTVLNINADTAAAAIAVALKARTLLMLTDVEGLYAAWPDRSSLVPFISAAALEELLPSLETGMIPKMEACLRAVRGGVGQAHVVDGRQAHCMLLEIVTDEGVGTVIHPGDAPLPPLSGGRSL; the protein is encoded by the coding sequence ATGAGCACCTCCCACACCCCCCGGCCCACCACCCGCCGGCCCACCTCACTGACCGACCAGCAGAAGGCCTCGGTGCTGCTGGAGGCCGTGCCCTGGCTGCGCACCTACAAGGGCGCCACCATGGTCATCAAGTACGGCGGCAACGCCATGGTCGACGAGGAGCTCAAGCGGGCCTTCGCCCAGGACGTCCTCTTCCTCCACCAGGTCGGGGTCAGGCCCGTCGTCGTCCACGGCGGCGGCCCCCAGATCAACGCCATGCTCACCCGCCTGGGCATCGACTCGGAGTTCCGCGGGGGCCTGCGCGTGACCACCCCCGAGGTCATGGACGTGGTCCGCATGGTCCTCACCGGCTCGGTCCAGCGCGAGCTGGTCTCCCTGCTCAACAAGGACGGCTCGGCCGCCGTGGGCATCAGCGGCGAGGACGGCGGCCTGCTCCAGGCCCGCCAGAGGCCGGCCACCGTCAACGGCCAGAGCGTGGATGTGGGGCTCGTGGGCGACGTCGTCGAGGTCAACCCCCAGCCCATCATCGACCTGCTCGACCAGGGGCGCATCCCCGTCATCTCCTCCGTGGCGCCCCTGTCCACCGACTCCTCCACGGTGCTCAACATCAACGCCGACACCGCCGCGGCCGCTATCGCCGTGGCCCTGAAGGCCCGCACCCTGCTCATGCTCACCGACGTCGAGGGGCTCTACGCGGCCTGGCCCGACCGCAGCTCGCTGGTGCCCTTCATCAGCGCCGCGGCCCTGGAGGAGCTCCTGCCCAGCCTGGAGACCGGCATGATCCCCAAGATGGAGGCCTGCCTGCGGGCCGTGCGCGGGGGAGTGGGCCAGGCCCATGTGGTCGACGGCCGCCAGGCCCACTGCATGCTCCTGGAGATCGTCACCGACGAGGGCGTGGGCACCGTCATCCACCCCGGGGACGCACCACTGCCCCCGCTCAGCGGAGGGAGGAGCCTATGA
- the argC gene encoding N-acetyl-gamma-glutamyl-phosphate reductase, translating to MTFSVAVAGATGYAGGEALRLLSTHPDIEIGVLSAASSAGTLLGQHHHHLAHLAQRRVEATDAAALAGHDAVVLALPHGASGAVTAAIEKEAAAQGVDPLLIDCGADHRLTDPAAWAAFYGQDSPYAGAWAYGMPELLHAGETTAARQRAELAATRRIAVPGCNVTAVTLALQPGIAAGLVDTGDQAPPITAVLAVGYSGAGKALKPHLSAAEALGSAQPYAVGGTHRHIPEITQNLTVAGGGPGAARISFTPVLVPMSRGILATVTAGATSAITRAEDPTAALRRAWGAAYGAPGQGEPLIDLLPEGVWPTTAAVAGSGLAAVQVAYDPVARTITALCAIDNLGKGTASAALQSLNLALGLPEATGVIAQGVAP from the coding sequence ATGACTTTCTCCGTGGCCGTCGCCGGCGCCACCGGGTACGCCGGTGGCGAGGCCCTGCGCCTGCTGAGCACCCACCCGGATATCGAGATCGGCGTGCTCAGCGCCGCCTCCTCGGCCGGCACCCTCCTGGGGCAGCACCACCACCACCTGGCCCACCTGGCCCAGCGCCGCGTGGAGGCCACCGACGCCGCCGCCCTGGCCGGGCACGACGCCGTCGTCCTGGCCCTGCCCCACGGGGCCTCGGGAGCCGTGACGGCGGCCATCGAGAAGGAGGCCGCCGCCCAGGGCGTCGACCCGCTGCTCATCGACTGCGGCGCCGACCACCGGCTGACCGACCCCGCCGCCTGGGCCGCCTTCTACGGCCAGGACAGCCCCTACGCCGGTGCCTGGGCCTACGGCATGCCCGAGCTCCTCCACGCCGGGGAGACCACCGCGGCCCGCCAGCGCGCCGAGCTGGCCGCCACCCGGCGCATCGCCGTGCCCGGCTGCAATGTCACCGCCGTGACGCTGGCCCTCCAGCCTGGCATCGCCGCAGGCCTGGTGGACACCGGCGACCAGGCGCCCCCGATCACCGCGGTCCTGGCCGTGGGCTACTCCGGGGCCGGCAAGGCCCTCAAGCCGCACCTGAGCGCCGCCGAGGCCCTGGGCTCGGCCCAGCCCTACGCCGTGGGCGGCACCCACCGCCACATCCCCGAGATCACCCAGAACCTCACCGTCGCCGGGGGCGGGCCCGGGGCCGCACGGATTTCCTTCACCCCCGTCCTGGTGCCCATGAGCCGCGGCATCCTGGCCACCGTCACCGCCGGGGCCACCAGCGCCATCACCCGGGCCGAGGACCCCACCGCCGCCCTGCGCCGCGCCTGGGGCGCCGCCTACGGCGCGCCCGGCCAGGGCGAGCCCCTCATCGACCTGCTGCCCGAGGGAGTCTGGCCCACCACCGCCGCCGTGGCGGGCAGCGGCCTGGCCGCCGTCCAGGTGGCCTACGACCCGGTGGCGCGCACGATCACCGCCCTGTGCGCCATCGACAACCTGGGCAAGGGCACCGCCTCGGCGGCCCTCCAGAGCCTCAACCTCGCCCTGGGCCTGCCCGAGGCCACGGGCGTCATCGCACAGGGAGTCGCGCCATGA